A single genomic interval of Cucumis sativus cultivar 9930 chromosome 5, Cucumber_9930_V3, whole genome shotgun sequence harbors:
- the LOC105435688 gene encoding uncharacterized protein LOC105435688, translated as MPNQLCTPNQLKHELELKEYLKPYTCDGCKEIGFGPRYRCEKCNFDLHKACMFPQDSPIFHEFFPQSAFEFFKTPPRACCDDCKKFCDACTKPINGFMYHCKKVKVELDLHPCCRNLNRNYKIEDVEFNLYKKVKGKCMWCKKRTINPHGQTNGWSYISECGEYHVHVACVIEMALEEWHKNGGNWINANNANQDQQLALQKLNLKAIKARGRGKGGKGNKYWRILKVFIGTIVSIVLGDPTTVLVSLFVELIT; from the coding sequence atgCCCAACCAGTTGTGTACTCCAAACCAACTGAAGCATGAACTAGAGCTGAAGGAGTACCTCAAACCTTACACCTGCGATGGCTGCAAGGAAATAGGCTTTGGGCCTCGCTACCGATGCGAGAAGTGTAATTTTGATCTTCACAAAGCTTGTATGTTTCCTCAAGACTCACCAATTTTTCATGAATTCTTCCCACAGTCCGCCTTCGAGTTCTTTAAAACCCCACCAAGGGCCTGCTGCGACGACTGCAAAAAGTTTTGCGACGCCTGCACAAAGCCTATCAATGGCTTTATGTACCACTGCAAGAAAGTCAAAGTCGAGCTGGATCTCCACCCTTGCTGTCGAAACCTGAACAggaattacaaaattgaagacGTGGAGTTCAATCTCTACAAGAAAGTCAAGGGGAAGTGCATGTGGTGCAAGAAGAGGACCATCAATCCCCATGGCCAAACCAATGGTTGGTCCTACATATCTGAGTGCGGGGAGTACCATGTTCATGTGGCTTGTGTTATTGAAATGGCTTTAGAGGAATGGCACAAGAATGGAGGAAACTGGATCAATGCCAATAACGCCAATCAGGACCAACAACTGGCTCTTCAGAAGTTGAATTTGAAAGCAATTAAAGCTCGAGGGCGTGGAAAAGGCGGAAAAGGGAACAAATATTGGAGAATCCTAAAGGTCTTCATCGGGACCATTGTTAGTATCGTTCTTGGAGATCCAACTACAGTTCTGGTGTCTCTTTTCGTCGAGCTGATTACATAA
- the LOC105435689 gene encoding uncharacterized protein LOC105435689, producing the protein MAKQLCTPNQLKHELELKKYLKPYTCDGCKEIGFGPRYRCEKCDFDLHKACMFPQDSPVFHEFFTRSAFKFSKTPPRACHDECKRICDACTKPINGFMYHCEKDDLDLHPCCRNLNRNYQIEDVVFNLYKEVQGKCMWCKKRTIKRHGQSNGWSYISECGEYHVHVACVTEMALEEWYKNGGDWMNANNANQDQQLTLQKVNLKAIKARGRGNGGKGNKYWRILKVFIKTIVSIVLGDPTTVLASLFVELIA; encoded by the coding sequence atggcCAAGCAGTTGTGTACTCCAAATCAACTGAAGCATGAATTGGAGCTGAAGAAGTACCTGAAACCTTACACCTGCGATGGCTGCAAGGAAATAGGCTTTGGGCCTCGCTACCGATGCGAGAAGTGTGATTTTGATCTTCACAAAGCTTGTATGTTTCCACAAGACTCACCAGTGTTTCATGAATTTTTCACACGTTCCGCCTTCAAGTTCTCTAAAACCCCACCAAGGGCCTGCCACGACGAATGCAAACGGATTTGCGACGCCTGCACAAAACCTATCAATGGCTTTATGTACCACTGCGAGAAAGATGACCTGGATCTCCACCCCTGCTGTCGAAACCTCAACAGGAATTACCAAATTGAAGACGTGGTGTTCAATCTCTACAAGGAAGTCCAGGGGAAGTGCATGTGGTGCAAGAAGAGGACCATCAAACGCCATGGCCAAAGCAATGGTTGGTCCTACATATCTGAGTGCGGGGAGTACCATGTTCATGTGGCTTGTGTTACTGAAATGGCTTTAGAGGAATGGTACAAGAACGGAGGAGACTGGATGAATGCCAATAATGCCAATCAGGACCAGCAACTGACTCTTCAGAAGGTTAATCTGAAAGCAATTAAAGCTCGAGGGCGTGGGAATGGCGGAAAAGGGAACAAATATTGGAGAATCCTAAAGGTTTTCATCAAGACCATTGTTAGTATCGTTCTTGGAGATCCCACTACAGTTCTGGCGTCTCTTTTCGTCGAGCTGATTGCATAA